The sequence TTCAGTGACGTGATGGCCGCCTCGATCGAGTTCTATGCGGGCGCAGAAGGTCTCGATCCGGCCGCGCCAGCCGACTGGTTGTTCGGTGAGGACGCGGTGGACGTCTCGAGCAGCACGCCGGGCTTCCGCAGCCTCGCCGACCCGCGGGTCGAGGGCGGGCTCGACCACTACAGCGAGCTGTCCACCACGACGGCCCCGCACCTGCGCGGCGGCATTGCCGGGCACGCCTTCTACCTAGCCGCCCAGGGCGGGTCCAACGCCGGGTGTACGGCGACGTCCACCCGGCCGGCGACCCACTCCCTGGACTGCGACGTCGACGTCCCCCGGGTCGGTCAGACTCGCGCGACTCAGATCTTCTACGAGGGCTTCACCAGCCTCGTCGAGACGGCCAACTTCTGCGACGCGCGCAACGCCACCGTCGCAGTTGCCGGAGCGGACTCCGATGCGGTCAGTGCGGCGTGGCAGGCCGTCGGGGTGGCCCAGGATTGTGCGCCGGGACCGCCGCCCACGCCGCCGTGTGAGTTCCCGGACGTGGCTGTGCCCTTCGAGTCCTCCCACCCGTATGCCGACGACACCGAGTGCATCTGGACCCATGACAACGGGACGCCGGGCTTCGCCTTCCACTTCAGCCTGCTCGATGTCGAGCATGGCTACGACTTCGTCTACGTGCTGGACGCAGACGGCAACGTCCTGAGCGGCTACACCGGGAACTTCGGCCCGGACGCGCCGCTGACCTGCATCCCGACGTCGGTCGGCTCGGTCGTGCTGGTCTCTGACGCATTCGTCACCGCCGCTGGGTTTGTGGTGGACAGCGTGACGCCCTGCTGAGACCTCAGAGCGACGTTCGCGGTGGGCCGGAGCCAGGGGTCGTCCATCGGCGACGACATACGATCTCGTCATGGAGTTGATCCTGCTGTTGGTGGTCCTGGGCGCCCTGGCGGCGGTCGTCGTGGTCCAGGCGCGTCGCAGCAAGCAGCGGGAGCTGCAGCGCCGCGAGGACGAGCTCGCTCCGGTTCGGAAGTTGGCCTTCGAGGACACCACCGCATTCGGTGTCGACCTCCAGGAGCTCGACCTGGAGATGAGCGGTCACGAGCTGGACGCCGGCGCGAACTCCGACTACCAGCGTGCGCTCGACGCCTACGAGTCGGCCAAGGCCGCCGGCGACTCCATCACCCAGCCGGAGGACATCCGGCACATCACCTCGATCGTCGAGGACGGTCGCTACGCCATTGCGTGCGTGCGTGCTCGGGTCGAAGGGAGGCCATTGCCCATCAGGAGGCCGCCTTGCTTCTTCGACCCGCGCCACGGGCCCTCCGTCGCGGACGTTTCCTACGTACCGCCGGACGGCGTCGAGCGTGACGTGCCCGCGTGCGCCCTCGACGTGGAGCGCGTGAATGCGGGTGCCGAGCCGGACGTCCGCAAGGTGATGGTCGGCGCGCAGCGCGTCCCCTACTGGCAGGGCGGTCGCGCCTACGAGCCGTACGCCATGGGCTACTTCGGCGCCTTCGGACCGATGACGTGGATGTTCATGGGCGGGATGATGTTCGGCGACCTCGGTGGCGGCTACGACGGTGGTGGCGACGACCGGGGCGGTGCTGATGATGGGGGTGGCGACGGAGGCGACGGGGGAGGCTTCGACGGCGGCGGGGACGGAGGGGGCTTCGACGGCGGCGGATTCGACATGGGCTTCTGAGATCAGAGGCCAGGTACCTCTTCACGACTCGAGTTAGTGGGTGGGGAGCTGGCCCGTCCACAAATGTGGGCGTCGTAGTCCTGTAGTCCCCTTGACTCCACCCGGCCCTCTCGGCAACGGCGTTCTGGCAGCGCAGCGAATTCGGTTGCCGCGCGGCAACCGAATGAAGACACTCGAACTATGTCCGTCCTGCTCCCCGCCGGGTTCACCCTCGAGGCGGCCACGGGCACGCACGTGGCCGAGGCGTTCCGGCTTGTCGCGGCCGAGCAGACAGCTGCGTTCGGTTTCTGCCCGGACACAGAGGAAGACGTGCGCTCGATGCTCGAGCCGCCAGTGGCTGCAGCAAGCACTGAGTACCTGGTCCGCGACGCCGACGGAGAGGTGGTGCAGTGGTGGGGGGTGCTCCGCGACCCCGGAGATCCGATCACACACTCATGGGTCTCCACCCACCCACAGCTAGCAGACACCGATGCGGACGTGCTCGCGCGAGCTGGTTGGGCACTGATGCTCGACTGGATCCGGGCCAGCCCGCCGGAGGGCGACGACGACATCCTGGTGCACTCCGGGTGCCCGGCCGGCAGCCTTCCCAGCCCGCGGCACCTAGCAGAAGCCGGGTTCACCCGAGAGCGCACCTTCTGGGAGATGCTTGGCCCGGTCACCGACGATGCCCGGACCGCTCCACAGGTGCCCGGGTTGGTCATCGAGGCGAGCCGGGACGTGGCTGCCATCCATGCGGTCTTGAACCAGGGATTTGTCGGTCACTACGGGTTCACGCCGACGACTCTCGAGGACTGGCTGTCCGTCGAGGAGACGATGGCGGGGTTCGACCCGAACCTGCGCTACCTCGCCACCATCGACGGGGAGCCTGCGGCCGCGATGCTGCTGTCTCGACGCGTCGAGACCCAAGGGGCGATGTACGTAAGCGAACTCGCAACCCTCGAGCAGTTCCGACGCCGCGGTGTCGCGTCGGCGTTGCTCGCGCACGGCTTCGAGGTTGCGACCCGCGAAGGTCTTGGGCATCTGGCGCTGCATGTCGACAGCGAGAACGCCCACTCCGCGCCGGCGGTGTACCGGCGCGCAGGTCTAGAGGTGCGGACCGCGTTTTGGGCGTACGCCCGGACTCTGTCGCGTTAGCGGAACGCCCTGTTGCGTTCCTCGTCATGGATGGCGACCTCTTGTGCAAGTCGGCGGTCTGGAGGGCGCAAATTCTGGGCGAATCGGGGCGCCCGGTCACAGTCCCGTCCAAGCCCTGATCGCTTGTCCACAGGCCCCCAGTTGGGAGGTCTGCACTGTCGGTAGCTGGTGCTTGAGTGGTCCCATGACCACAGCCACCGCACTCGAGGACATGGGCGAGGCCGAGCTCCTCGCTCATGCCGAGGCAGTGGCGCGTGCCCAGCGTCAGGCGGAGGTCGAGACGATCCGCATCGCCGTGCAGCACGCGGTCCTCAACAGCGTCGGCCGGCTCGATCCCGACGGGGCCGCACGACCGGGACGGGAGCAGGCGCGACGCTTCGGCGGTGCCGGAACACCCAAGGTCCTGGAGTTCGCGCCGGCCGTCCTCGGCGCGCGGCTCGGGGTGTCGACGGGTGCAGCCCACGCCCTGATGGCCGATGCCCTCGACATCGCTCACCGCCTGCCCCGCCTCTGGGGCCGCGTCGAGGCGCTCGAGGTCAAGGCCTCCTATGCGCGCTACGTCGCCCGCAGGACCCGCGATCTCGGTGCCGCTCAGGCGGCCCATGTCGACGCGCGAGTCCACGTCGCCGCGGACGGCCGGATCCCGTGGGCCCGGTTCGAGGCTCTCGTCGAGGGCGCCATCGCTGCGAGCGACCCCGAAGCCGCTGCCGAGCGCGAGCG comes from Nocardioides piscis and encodes:
- a CDS encoding GNAT family N-acetyltransferase, with amino-acid sequence MSVLLPAGFTLEAATGTHVAEAFRLVAAEQTAAFGFCPDTEEDVRSMLEPPVAAASTEYLVRDADGEVVQWWGVLRDPGDPITHSWVSTHPQLADTDADVLARAGWALMLDWIRASPPEGDDDILVHSGCPAGSLPSPRHLAEAGFTRERTFWEMLGPVTDDARTAPQVPGLVIEASRDVAAIHAVLNQGFVGHYGFTPTTLEDWLSVEETMAGFDPNLRYLATIDGEPAAAMLLSRRVETQGAMYVSELATLEQFRRRGVASALLAHGFEVATREGLGHLALHVDSENAHSAPAVYRRAGLEVRTAFWAYARTLSR
- a CDS encoding M4 family metallopeptidase, with protein sequence MAASIEFYAGAEGLDPAAPADWLFGEDAVDVSSSTPGFRSLADPRVEGGLDHYSELSTTTAPHLRGGIAGHAFYLAAQGGSNAGCTATSTRPATHSLDCDVDVPRVGQTRATQIFYEGFTSLVETANFCDARNATVAVAGADSDAVSAAWQAVGVAQDCAPGPPPTPPCEFPDVAVPFESSHPYADDTECIWTHDNGTPGFAFHFSLLDVEHGYDFVYVLDADGNVLSGYTGNFGPDAPLTCIPTSVGSVVLVSDAFVTAAGFVVDSVTPC